The following are from one region of the Denitrobacterium detoxificans genome:
- a CDS encoding acyltransferase family protein, whose amino-acid sequence MKDAVAQSHGRIAYYDNVKFVLIVLVVVGHVIDMCAISHPGAKSLFVFIYSFHMPLFLFISGLFLSRERLTGQKTLERVVQMVALGFLLKVLLFATYFVIAVIQGGDTSAVKFTLLGDGGIPWYLFALAAFYTFSWILRRVNVWVVLVGALVLGMLVGYDSSISDYLYLSRIMVFLPFFWLGHMLNPARVERALAYPWLRVVGVVVIVAFAVLCLVRVGDAYHFRPLFTGRNSFENAIKAGLVGCSWMHRGVAYVISAAMCASVLAVVPRRRIALVSEFGTRTLAVYMLHFPVLCALHACDAYGFLMAHGISWPFVCIGLGVIITVVLSLPVFSKPFSWLGARLRGVAHVSARVRTTAA is encoded by the coding sequence GTGAAGGACGCGGTAGCGCAATCGCATGGGCGCATTGCGTATTACGACAACGTGAAATTCGTGTTGATCGTCTTGGTGGTTGTCGGCCACGTTATCGACATGTGCGCTATCTCTCATCCGGGTGCGAAAAGCCTGTTCGTCTTCATCTATTCATTTCACATGCCGCTGTTTCTTTTCATCTCCGGCCTGTTCCTGAGTCGCGAACGACTTACGGGTCAGAAGACGCTTGAGCGCGTCGTGCAGATGGTCGCTCTCGGCTTTCTGCTGAAGGTCCTTCTGTTCGCGACGTATTTTGTGATCGCCGTTATCCAGGGCGGCGATACGAGTGCGGTGAAGTTTACCCTGCTCGGCGATGGAGGGATTCCCTGGTATCTCTTTGCACTCGCTGCGTTTTACACGTTCTCATGGATCTTGCGTCGTGTGAACGTTTGGGTTGTTCTGGTTGGGGCGCTCGTTTTGGGCATGCTGGTTGGCTATGACTCCAGCATTTCCGACTACCTTTACCTCTCGCGTATCATGGTGTTCCTGCCCTTCTTCTGGCTGGGCCATATGTTGAATCCCGCTCGGGTTGAGCGTGCGTTGGCGTACCCGTGGCTGCGCGTAGTGGGGGTCGTGGTCATCGTGGCTTTCGCTGTTTTGTGCCTTGTGCGCGTCGGTGACGCTTACCATTTCCGTCCGCTGTTCACAGGGCGGAATTCATTCGAGAACGCTATCAAAGCTGGCTTGGTAGGCTGCTCATGGATGCATCGCGGAGTGGCGTATGTCATTTCTGCCGCTATGTGCGCGAGCGTGTTGGCGGTTGTGCCGCGCCGCCGCATTGCACTTGTTTCGGAATTCGGAACGAGAACGCTGGCTGTCTACATGCTGCATTTCCCCGTTCTTTGCGCTTTGCACGCTTGCGATGCCTATGGCTTCCTGATGGCGCACGGCATCTCGTGGCCCTTCGTGTGCATTGGCCTGGGCGTCATCATCACCGTGGTGCTGTCTCTTCCCGTGTTCAGCAAGCCCTTCAGCTGGCTGGGAGCCCGGTTGCGTGGCGTGGCCCATGTGAGTGCCCGCGTGCGAACAACGGCGGCTTAG
- a CDS encoding CDP-glycerol glycerophosphotransferase family protein — translation MSILKPLLRIPKRLMREFCLSVWYPRVYRRAARQPLVPGKVVFVEVREPKLSDSFKLMHERLQRESGLSLSVLFLGESRVRYTQYHRNCLAMLREIATAPYVFLNDASNVVSCVPLREGSQVVQLWHGCGAFKKWGMSTADLKFGGSRKQKLRHPFYSNLSLVTTSSPEVNWAYIEAMHLEDMPQVVQALGVSRTDIFFRPDFLQRSHARVEKALPGIAGRKILLYAPTFRGRVASAEGPDQLDIERLKQEFGDRWALVIKHHPFVKQPPAIPDSCRDFAFDVTHGDLAIDELMAASSACISDYSSLVFEYSLLRRPLAFFAYDRADYDDWRGFYYDYDELTPGPVCTTTEELVAWLTAAERDFDAMQIDAFREKFMSACDGHATERIAQVVFGSAIATNLPTEGE, via the coding sequence ATGTCCATCCTCAAGCCGCTCTTGCGCATTCCGAAGCGTCTGATGCGCGAATTTTGCCTCTCGGTGTGGTATCCGCGCGTGTACCGAAGGGCAGCGCGTCAGCCGCTCGTTCCGGGCAAAGTCGTGTTCGTGGAAGTGCGCGAGCCGAAGCTCTCCGACAGCTTCAAGCTCATGCACGAGCGCTTGCAGCGCGAGTCTGGGCTTTCCCTCAGCGTGCTCTTCCTGGGCGAATCGCGCGTGCGCTACACCCAGTACCATCGCAACTGCCTGGCCATGCTCCGCGAAATCGCTACGGCTCCCTACGTGTTCCTGAACGATGCCTCGAACGTGGTCAGCTGCGTGCCGCTGCGCGAGGGCTCGCAGGTGGTGCAGCTGTGGCATGGCTGCGGCGCTTTCAAGAAATGGGGCATGAGCACGGCCGACCTGAAGTTCGGCGGTTCGCGCAAGCAGAAGCTGCGCCATCCGTTCTACAGCAACCTTTCGCTGGTAACCACCAGCAGCCCCGAAGTGAATTGGGCTTACATCGAGGCCATGCATCTGGAGGATATGCCCCAGGTTGTGCAGGCCCTGGGCGTCAGCCGTACCGATATATTCTTCCGTCCCGATTTCCTGCAGCGCTCGCATGCCCGCGTGGAAAAGGCGCTTCCCGGCATCGCTGGTCGTAAGATCCTGCTGTATGCGCCCACCTTCCGTGGCCGCGTGGCTAGTGCGGAAGGCCCCGACCAGCTGGATATCGAACGCCTGAAGCAGGAGTTTGGCGATCGTTGGGCGCTCGTCATCAAGCATCACCCCTTCGTGAAGCAGCCGCCTGCAATTCCCGACAGCTGCCGCGACTTCGCGTTCGACGTCACGCACGGTGACTTGGCCATCGACGAGCTTATGGCCGCCAGCTCTGCGTGCATTTCCGACTACTCGTCGCTCGTGTTCGAGTACTCGCTCCTGCGTCGCCCGCTGGCCTTCTTCGCCTACGACCGCGCCGACTACGACGATTGGCGCGGCTTCTACTACGACTACGACGAGCTTACGCCGGGCCCGGTGTGCACGACCACGGAAGAGCTGGTCGCGTGGCTGACCGCCGCCGAACGCGATTTCGACGCCATGCAGATCGATGCGTTCCGCGAGAAGTTCATGTCGGCCTGCGACGGGCACGCCACCGAGCGCATTGCGCAGGTCGTGTTTGGCTCCGCAATCGCCACAAACCTACCAACGGAGGGGGAATAG